From the Argentina anserina chromosome 3, drPotAnse1.1, whole genome shotgun sequence genome, the window TACCAATTCAATTTTATTTATGATTGTGCAGTTGGATAATTGGGTTCTTTGTAGAATTTATAAGAAAGCTGCTAATAAGAACAACAAAACCCAAAGGCTTAATCATGAATCGGATCTTACTGAAGAAAGTATCTCTACATCACTTCCGAATGACATGGAGATTGAAATTGAGATGAATGGTCAAGTGGATGACACTCAAACACTGCAATCTGAAGGGGAACACCCTTACAATATTGTTCATCAAGCATATGAATTTGATAGCGGATGTCATAATTATGCATATACTTACCCTCCTTACTCGGATGGGCGTCCTATGCTTGCTGCACTCAACAACAACATGCTTTATCACCACCGATTCCAACCGATCCCTTTGAGTTCCACAGAAAGTTATGCAAATATGTTGCAAATGCAACATGCTTGTGGAACTACTTCACCAGTATATCCTGATCAAAATTTTAGTGTGCAATTCTCTAATCGAAACAGTTGTGTGCAATTTTCAGACCAGAAGTGTAATGTCCATCCAACTGACATCCCACCAGAATCAATTTTATGTACAGAAGAAGCACCTGATCAAAAGTGTGTTGTGCAAATTACAGACCCAAAGCTTGTTATGCAGTCAGTTAATGACTCTACATCTGGTTCGACAATATGCACAGATGAAGCTTGTTGTGATCAGAAGTATGATATGCAATTTCCAGGTCAAGATTTTATCGTACAACCACATGATGGTCAACCACATTTAATGATAGACCAAGCAACTGATGCACCTCCATCAATGCCTTGTGATCAAAAGAGCATTCAACAAGAAATTGGTAAGCCTCTGTTATTACCACCATCTAGTCTATACATTGAAGAAACAGAAACAGAAGTTGATCGTACCGTGTTTTATGATCCTACATTCTCGCCTCTTGGATCTTTTTGGCCATGAGTTAGGTACGATGTTCTGCTGCATAATCCAAGTTTAGGTAATTAAGGAACATTTCAAGTGTGTTCAAAGAATAATCTCTAGATTTTCTCAACCATAATTGGTTCTGTtgctattttgttttttccaGGTTTTTAGGCTAGTGAATAACAGTTTTTGTGGCTTGTCTTGGTGGAATATATAATGAGTATTTATAACTTGATGTCAACTTAATTTTTGCATGCGTACATACATAGTACATACTTTTAATTATCCTAGTTTTAATTAACATACTGATATAAAACTTTGTCTAACTAACATAATTCGTACAATGAAGatacaaaatagaaaatgagaagcAACAAAATAGATAATTATCACTGCTCGATCATTAGCTACAGTTTACGTTGTTGCTTTGATATATGCCTgttaacaaacaaaagaaacaaacgacATGTTACTGATGAGCTGCTGATTGCTTCCCAATGAAGTCCTTCAGCTCATCAATTAATAAAGACCACTCTTTCAACTGAGGAAAACAGTAAAATCCATGAAATGCATTCGGGTACTCGACCATATGAACTTCTTTTCCAGCTTTCTTCAACCCCTCGCAATATCTCTTTTGCCCGTCTTTTAATATATCAAACCCTCCCATGAAGACGATCGTCGCCGGGAAGTTGAACCCCAAAACAGCTTCTGATCGTGGGCCGAAGACATTAACCACAGGGTGGTCTCTGTTCTCTCCCACCGGCAGAAAAGCCTTCCAGTACCAGTCGGTTATCTCCAAAGAAAGTATCAACGTCTTTTTATCAAGCCTGATTTCCGACTCAGTCCTTTCTACTGCGCCAAAGAAAGGTTGTATCCCTACGATGCCAATCACTTTCACCTTCGAAAACTCGTGCTCACCCGCCATGACAGCCACGTGGTGTGCCATGTTGCCGCCAGCGCTGTCGCCGGCAAGGAAACACCTGTTGAGGTCAGCGTTACTTGGAAAGCCTTTCAAGTTTGATGTATCGATAAACTTTATCACGTCAAATCCATCTTCGAACGCAGACGGGTAGCGATGCTCTGGCGAAAGCCGGTAGTTGACTGAGATGACGACGGCCGGGAGATTCACTGCGAGGCGTTTGCAGATGGCTTCGAAGAGGTTTGAGTTGGCTGAGAAGAAGACAAAACCGCCGCCGTGGAAATATATTATCACCGGAAGTTTGGTGGTGGTGGCCGTGGTGGGGATGAAGAGGCGGAACCATAGATCGCGGGTGGTGTCAACAATTACATCAGTGGTTTGGACGTCGGCTTCTTTTAAAGGAGAGGTCTTGGAATCGAAGACTTTCATGAATGGGCGATTAACAGTGCCATTTGAGCGGCGAGCGGTATTAAGCACGAAGGTGAGAATGAAAATGAATAACCGGAGCGTCCATGGGAGGTCCTGCGATATTGGAGCGTTTCCGGTCATCGCTGTTGTTTGTCCTCCTTCTCTCTGTATTTGTCGGCAGAATTGAGGTTGAGCTAATACTTGCGTTATAATAAGATGGATCGATTAAAGCTAGTGCACGCAATTTATAGTATATACTAGCTTTTCATACGTTATCTTCAATCATAcgatgacaaaaaaaaaacgaagacAAAATATAAGTGGTTAGAAATGCTACAAGGTTGATAACTCTGTTGAATGAAGCACGTATGCCTCTTCATTTAGCCGACAGTCCGCAGAGGCATACAGGCTTTTACCCAACCCGATCCGCGAGAAAATCCGCTTCCATAGGTAGAGTGTCGGGTTTAGATTAGAGaggtgaaacccggcccgtcaAAACCcgctaaataataaaatattatatatatgttttcaggatgaaataattgtatatgaaataattgaatgatatggaggTCTATacataggcattacaaaaccacaatatcgtaggattcggagtcctaatatattacggagatgttaatctatctcctaacaggaaacctattaggctaagacacacacaagggtaaaatagtaattctcccggaacactcccccttgtgtcgcatgcctaggttgcatggtgcacacatcgttgcctcggtaaaaaccttatcaagcaaaataaaaacctcttgggtaaaaacaaaagcttgattgaagggaaaaagagcacaacgcaccgtctacatttgatagcatcatgagaggtagactccccttgaagtctacgaaacaactccccctgattagtgccataatcatggagtacaaagaacaacgtatacaacgttcattacatgcttctcaaacgtagtcttgagctaatgattaatcattaatataGCCACACATctttagatcatacatgctatacttagccaaacttagatcttaggaaacaagattgcataacaactcaaaacaagagtttgcaatgaaaatcagattctcggatagaatgaccttcattCACTTAAacagccataacttcttcgccaaaataggtatcagcgaaccgtaaaatgttctgaaaagtagacacccgtggatttccagtgacataaggttcacaacctaatccgATCAGAGAAGTTCACAAtactctgtcgaagttgactgacttgcaaatttctggacagaactgtcctactttgctaaaacggccataactcactcaatatgatagctatgaataaatggttggtgtccctggaaagtagacacataggtctttccaacggtactaatttcaccatatttcatcaagcgatctgtcttgtaggtctcgttgaagttgacctacgaaactggacagattctgatttgccACAtccaatgtgtctttcacaaaagaATGAGGGAATG encodes:
- the LOC126787254 gene encoding probable carboxylesterase 18, producing MTGNAPISQDLPWTLRLFIFILTFVLNTARRSNGTVNRPFMKVFDSKTSPLKEADVQTTDVIVDTTRDLWFRLFIPTTATTTKLPVIIYFHGGGFVFFSANSNLFEAICKRLAVNLPAVVISVNYRLSPEHRYPSAFEDGFDVIKFIDTSNLKGFPSNADLNRCFLAGDSAGGNMAHHVAVMAGEHEFSKVKVIGIVGIQPFFGAVERTESEIRLDKKTLILSLEITDWYWKAFLPVGENRDHPVVNVFGPRSEAVLGFNFPATIVFMGGFDILKDGQKRYCEGLKKAGKEVHMVEYPNAFHGFYCFPQLKEWSLLIDELKDFIGKQSAAHQ